One region of Cyanobacteriota bacterium genomic DNA includes:
- a CDS encoding DUF2811 domain-containing protein, with amino-acid sequence MNATISILAEIPETLHESLKCYLDRHPEWDQDRVFCAALSLFLLQNGDSDRRAARVYLDTLFKQAA; translated from the coding sequence ATGAACGCAACGATCAGCATCTTGGCAGAAATTCCTGAAACTTTGCACGAGTCCCTAAAGTGTTATCTAGATCGTCATCCCGAATGGGATCAAGACCGTGTATTCTGCGCAGCATTGTCGTTGTTCCTGTTGCAAAACGGGGATAGCGATCGACGAGCAGCACGAGTTTATCTAGACACGCTATTTAAGCAAGCAGCTTAA